Proteins encoded within one genomic window of Polyangium spumosum:
- a CDS encoding DUF4142 domain-containing protein, giving the protein MPHGIHRSLGRAFALFVLAFAGAAGCGTDAGERPGQAAEEPSEPLTHGQILAVVSTLDQGEIAAADNARIRASDNAVRTYAQRILADHKEAETRIQVLQAMLRVQQEGSELQADVRRQSEQAAELLRQTPDAQFNATYLDTQIGMHQRTITLFDAQLIPQAESLELQTFLRDLREELTKHLALARYLRKRYPTPPGGGI; this is encoded by the coding sequence ATGCCGCACGGAATCCATCGGTCCCTGGGCCGCGCCTTCGCGCTTTTTGTGCTCGCGTTCGCGGGCGCCGCTGGTTGCGGCACGGACGCGGGGGAGCGCCCCGGTCAGGCCGCCGAGGAGCCCTCGGAGCCGCTCACGCACGGGCAGATCCTCGCCGTCGTGTCGACCCTCGACCAGGGCGAGATCGCGGCCGCCGACAACGCGCGGATCCGGGCGAGCGACAACGCCGTCCGCACCTACGCGCAGCGCATCCTCGCCGATCACAAGGAAGCGGAGACCCGCATCCAGGTGCTCCAGGCGATGCTCCGCGTGCAGCAAGAGGGGAGCGAGCTCCAGGCCGACGTCCGGCGGCAGAGCGAGCAGGCGGCCGAGCTTCTGCGGCAGACGCCGGACGCCCAGTTCAACGCCACCTACCTGGACACGCAGATCGGCATGCACCAGCGGACGATCACCCTCTTCGACGCGCAGCTCATCCCGCAAGCCGAGTCGCTGGAGCTCCAGACCTTCCTGCGCGACCTGCGGGAGGAGCTCACCAAGCACCTCGCCCTGGCGCGTTACCTTCGCAAGCGGTACCCGACGCCTCCGGGCGGCGGGATCTGA
- a CDS encoding HAD hydrolase family protein, whose translation MPPLGDRRMYLPRIAAPRWVVFADFDETYLAHDGSPERRRDRRSLEQLLLEEAASLGLVFGWVADGPIDLVAATVGTHGLRVVPHFIASSWGAELDFFSREEGRRPVAEWDARVAQSGFSRARVEGAIDDLLRRGIPLVRREQAGRRIDSYMFQPNGRGPRPEITSTVHKVAERHGIGVHVYPCHPALGEPSGAHDVDFVPRGVGKRQVVDFILDRLGVPRSRAFGFGDDVGDVDMLSAVEHGYLVDNATDDARRRFSRTAGASYARGILDVIERRVAPEGDASRPPLGQAKPGQFTP comes from the coding sequence ATGCCGCCGCTCGGTGATCGCCGGATGTACCTGCCGCGTATCGCGGCCCCGCGCTGGGTGGTCTTCGCCGATTTCGACGAGACGTACCTCGCGCACGACGGCTCGCCCGAGCGCCGCCGCGATCGGCGCTCGCTCGAGCAGCTCCTCCTCGAGGAGGCCGCCTCGCTCGGCCTCGTCTTCGGCTGGGTCGCCGACGGGCCCATCGACCTCGTCGCCGCCACCGTCGGCACCCACGGCCTGCGCGTCGTGCCCCATTTCATCGCGAGCTCCTGGGGCGCCGAGCTCGATTTTTTCTCCCGCGAGGAGGGCCGCCGCCCCGTCGCCGAGTGGGACGCGCGCGTCGCGCAGAGCGGCTTCTCCCGCGCCCGCGTCGAAGGCGCGATCGACGACCTCCTCCGCCGCGGCATTCCCCTCGTCCGCCGCGAGCAGGCGGGCCGGCGCATCGATAGTTACATGTTCCAGCCGAACGGGCGCGGCCCGCGGCCGGAGATCACCTCGACCGTGCACAAGGTCGCCGAGCGCCACGGGATCGGCGTCCACGTCTACCCTTGCCACCCCGCGCTCGGCGAGCCCAGCGGCGCGCATGACGTGGATTTCGTGCCGCGTGGCGTCGGAAAACGCCAGGTCGTCGATTTCATCCTCGATCGCCTCGGCGTCCCGCGCTCACGGGCCTTCGGCTTCGGCGACGACGTGGGCGACGTCGACATGCTCTCCGCCGTCGAGCACGGCTACCTCGTCGACAACGCCACCGACGACGCCAGGCGCCGCTTCTCCCGCACCGCCGGCGCCAGTTATGCCCGCGGGATCCTCGACGTGATCGAGCGCCGCGTTGCTCCCGAGGGGGACGCCTCGCGTCCCCCTCTTGGCCAGGCAAAGCCTGGCCAATTCACCCCCTAG
- a CDS encoding rhodanese-like domain-containing protein → MKHRHMFVALAAALLFALPGCKKPGDAAGEHGAEAEAFGRLSIDEVEAKMKEAKEGKLAFHVIDNNAKSTYDKGHLPGAKWVDHENVRAEDLPADKEATLVFYCSNER, encoded by the coding sequence ATGAAGCACAGGCACATGTTCGTCGCGCTCGCGGCCGCCTTGCTCTTCGCCCTGCCCGGGTGCAAGAAGCCCGGCGACGCCGCGGGCGAGCACGGCGCCGAGGCCGAGGCGTTTGGTCGGCTCTCGATCGACGAGGTCGAGGCCAAGATGAAGGAGGCGAAGGAGGGCAAGCTCGCCTTCCACGTCATCGACAACAACGCGAAGTCGACCTACGACAAGGGCCACCTGCCCGGCGCGAAATGGGTCGATCACGAGAACGTGCGGGCCGAGGACCTCCCCGCGGACAAGGAGGCCACGCTCGTCTTCTATTGCTCGAACGAACGGTGA
- a CDS encoding vWA domain-containing protein — protein MDHRLGTALLSTLLASLVLTGCADAGSDQSFGSGGNPTEPGGGATGVSQGGAQDFGLFRKILEAGEIPGPGTLDDLGFFAEHKLDYAPPSCGNDVCMHGLLGVMGNMITGSNCTLVQIGMNSPIDVGNLQRPPLHLVIAVDVSGSMSGEPMDYVKAGLVEMIPSLKSTDRVSLVTYSTSANLVLDHVSASDTQALQSAFQGLFAAGSTNLYDGLFTAFSVADQHFDPTFQNRVLYLSDGVATAGLQNPSKLTSLAEAYAKKGIGVTTIGVGADFDVEVMRDLSEVGAGNFYFLEDPKAVVEVFTDEVNTFLVPVALDVNIDVSVGGGYVVRGVYGTNGWQTAEGGGNINIPSLFLAGRTSSDEPISEGRRGGGGAMILELVPRSGAISVPDPYEVGSLGLSYKDPLTGQTKTQFTNIKAPHLYDEPETHFSDDTVEKGFVMLNIYAGFKLAAELTADSDPRTARRTLEALRPNVDGWLAENPDPDIQDDLKYIDMFINNLKVVEATTTPYEPADPPPPWPAD, from the coding sequence ATGGACCATCGACTCGGTACAGCGCTCCTCTCGACCCTCCTCGCTTCGCTCGTGCTCACCGGCTGCGCGGACGCGGGCTCGGATCAATCCTTCGGCTCCGGCGGCAACCCCACGGAGCCCGGCGGCGGCGCGACGGGCGTCTCGCAGGGCGGCGCCCAGGATTTTGGCCTCTTCCGGAAGATCCTCGAGGCGGGCGAGATTCCCGGCCCCGGCACGCTCGACGACCTCGGCTTCTTCGCCGAGCACAAGCTCGATTACGCCCCGCCGAGCTGCGGCAACGACGTCTGCATGCACGGCCTGCTCGGCGTGATGGGGAACATGATCACCGGCTCGAATTGCACCCTCGTCCAGATCGGCATGAACTCGCCGATCGACGTGGGCAATTTGCAGCGCCCGCCCCTGCACCTCGTCATCGCCGTCGACGTGAGCGGCTCCATGTCCGGCGAGCCCATGGATTACGTGAAGGCGGGCCTCGTCGAGATGATCCCGTCCCTGAAGTCCACGGATCGCGTCTCCCTCGTCACGTACTCGACGAGCGCGAACCTCGTCCTCGATCACGTGAGCGCCTCCGATACCCAGGCGCTCCAGAGCGCGTTCCAGGGCCTCTTCGCGGCTGGCTCGACGAACCTCTACGACGGCCTGTTCACCGCGTTCTCCGTCGCGGATCAGCATTTTGATCCGACGTTCCAGAACCGCGTCCTCTACCTCTCGGACGGCGTGGCCACCGCGGGCCTGCAGAACCCGAGCAAGCTCACCTCGCTCGCCGAGGCGTACGCGAAGAAGGGCATCGGCGTCACGACGATCGGCGTCGGCGCGGATTTCGACGTGGAGGTCATGCGTGATCTCAGCGAGGTCGGCGCGGGCAATTTTTACTTCCTCGAAGATCCGAAGGCCGTCGTCGAGGTCTTCACCGACGAGGTCAATACCTTCCTCGTGCCCGTCGCGCTCGACGTGAACATCGACGTGAGCGTCGGCGGCGGTTATGTCGTCCGGGGTGTGTACGGGACGAACGGCTGGCAGACGGCCGAGGGCGGCGGGAACATCAACATCCCGAGCCTCTTCCTCGCTGGCCGCACGAGCTCGGACGAGCCCATCTCCGAGGGCCGGCGCGGCGGCGGCGGCGCCATGATCCTCGAGCTCGTCCCGCGCTCGGGCGCGATCAGCGTGCCCGATCCCTACGAGGTCGGCTCGCTCGGTTTGTCGTACAAGGACCCGCTCACGGGCCAGACGAAGACCCAGTTCACGAACATCAAGGCGCCGCACCTCTACGACGAGCCCGAGACGCATTTCAGTGACGACACCGTCGAGAAGGGGTTCGTCATGCTGAACATCTATGCTGGCTTCAAGCTCGCCGCCGAGCTCACGGCCGACAGCGATCCGCGCACCGCGCGCCGCACGCTCGAGGCGCTCCGCCCGAATGTCGACGGGTGGCTCGCGGAGAACCCCGATCCGGACATCCAGGACGACCTCAAGTACATCGACATGTTCATCAACAACCTGAAGGTCGTCGAGGCAACCACCACGCCCTACGAGCCCGCCGATCCGCCGCCGCCCTGGCCCGCGGATTGA